Part of the candidate division KSB1 bacterium genome is shown below.
CTAATAGCCAGGAACAGGAAAAAAGAGTAAACGAAAACCTTTTGTCCAATATAACCGGGGATTTTCATCATCAATTATTGAAAAGTTTTTTTAGGCATGAAAACTATTACAACTTTGGGAAATATTCCGCTGGCATATACAACGCGGCAATTAAAATTAAGGCTGGAAACTCAAGGGACAAGTTTATTTATGAAGAGATAGCCCGTGTCATTGAAATGTTGGAAGACGCAAAGCTGGAAACCTATAAACAAACCTTCAAGGAATGTCGTGATTTACAGATAGGCATCAGCAAAGAGAATGACCGTAGAGATGTCATTGTCATTTGGCTAGCGGATTTGATCGCAGAAGGGAAAAAAGAAAGGTTCTTTGACATTCTCGAAAAGAGCCGAATATTATTTGATATTCAAGATGGCCGCGCCTCCGGCTTTTCTAAAAAGTTGGAGGCTTTAAGCGTAGAGGCGTCCTCTCTTTAAATTAGCTTTAAAGTCATCTGGGCCGCGCGGGAGTTCTAACCCTCCCCGGCCAGCCCGTATTCCCCCTTTTCCCCCTCGAATCGCGATCTTGAAACGCTCCTGCCGCCGGTGAAGAAGGCCGCCGTGATTTTCATCGCCCGGTGCGGCGAGATGGGCGTCCACATAATCCCAACCTGCACATACCGTTCGATGGCCGAGCAGGACCAACTCTACGCGCAGGGGCGGACAAAGCCGGGGCTGATCGTCACAAAGGCCCGGGCGGGCGAATCCTTCCACCAATACGGCGCGGCGCTGGATGTCGTCCCCGTAATCAACGGCAAGGCCGAATGGAACAATCCTGCGCTGTGGAATCAGATAGGGGAAACCGGGGAATCGTGCGGGTTTGAATGGGCGGGGCGCTGGCCGCATTTCAAGGAGGCGCCGCATTTTCAGATAACCGCCGGGATGGACTTCAAAACGATGAGCGCGATAGGGGCGGACGCGGTTGCCCGCCGGATCAGTGAATGGCTGGAAAGACGAACAATTGAAAAGGAGACCGTGACATGACTTTTAAAACTCTGTGCCTCTGCGCCTCTGTGGTTGTTTTACCGCTTCTCACCTCCTGCGGGGCCACCGCCGAATCGCTCCGCGTGGGAACCAACTCGGCGATGGCCACGGTCAAGATCACCCGCTCCGTGGAAGTCAGCGGGATCAAGGCCGAACACGGCCTCGAGGCGGTGCTGGCCGAGGCCGCCAAAGTGGAGGGCGCGAACAATGGACGTTAACGAAATGAAAGGCGAGGTGTTGGAATTCATAAACGACGTCAAATCGTCCCGCGTCCACGCGATTGCCCTTGCCGCCGCGTTCGCGCTTGGCCTGATAGTCATGGCGGCGCTTTCCGGTTGCGGCAACAAACTGGCGGGGGACACCACCACCACCACCACGAACACCGGATCACAGAACACCAGCGCGTCCACCGGAAACAGCAACACCGCCGGCTCCACCGCCGGATCGTTGCGGATCGTGAGCGTGGCCGCATCCTCCGTCACCACGGTGGACGCAACCGGCGCGGCCACAGGCGCCACCTCCTACACCGGATCGTGGGAGGACACGGCCATCACCGACGTCAACGGGCTGTTTTACTACACCCTTTATGATAACGGCGCTTTGTCTATATCCCAACTGTCCACTGTGGGGAGCCGTGGAAGTTTTCCGTGGACTCCGCTGACCTCCGGAACTCATCTGCTTGTGCTGGTCAGTTGGGACAACCGGCAAAGCGCGGCCTACGAGATCGTGACGCCGTAATGCCGCTTAAAGACCTGATAACGGACGCGGCCACGGGCCAACTGTCCCACGCGAAAATCTGGGCGAACGTGGCCTATGCCACGGCGACGCTCATAGTGATAATCATGGCGGTGAACGGAACGCTCGGCGGCGAGATTTTCCTGTGCTATCTGGCGGGGGTGGGGATGTCGGCGGCGGCCTCGAAATTCGCAAGCATGAAGCTTGGGCCAGGCTCCGTTTCACTCCCCTCGCAAGGGGACGCGGGCAAAGGGACTAACGATGCTGTTTACCGTCCTTAGCGCCTCCCCGCTGGCGCGCCTGGTGGCGTATGTCGCCGCGGCGCTTGTTGTCGGGTGCGCTTCCGGCATGTGGTTCATGGGCCGGTGGGACGCGGCAAACCAGGCGGACGCCATTGTGGCCGCCGCGAAGCAGACCCAGGCCCTCCGGCTTAGGTTCGTGAAAATCTCCGCCGAAGCCGTGGACGCGGACAGGCGGGACGCGGAACGTATGAACGCGATTGCGAGGACGTTAAATGAAAAAGCAAAAGCCGTGGCCTCTCCTGGCTGTGTTGATCTTGGCCGCCCTTGGGGCGAACTGTTCAACGCCGCAAGCGATCTTCCGGGAGTATCCGGCGGCTCCCCGGGAACTCGTTAAGGACTGCGGCCCGCTGGAAACGCTGGACGCAAGCGCGGGGACTGTTCCGCCAACAAGTGTCCTGCTGGCGGTGATAGAGAATGCCCGGCGCTATCACCAGTGCGCCGCGCGGCACAAGGCGATGACGGAGTGGTACGGGAAGGTAAAGAAGGCCGGTGAGGCTGATTCCGCCTGGCCGTGGGAATAAACAGTGAACGACCGGCGGCTACTCCTCCCGGTTGATGGGGCGGCCCCTCTTTTCCATGTCCAGGGGGGCCGCCAATTTAAAAAGGATGATTGAATGGATTGGCAGACGTTATCAACCCTCGGCGGTGTGATGGCCGGCTTCGGCGGGCTACTTGTCGGCGTGGTGAAATGGATACTTGAAAAACACCTGGCCCAGTTGGACAAGCGCTTCGAGGCGCTCGAAAAGGTCATCGGCGAGGATGTGTCCGAACTTAAAGAGCTTGAGCGGGAGCTTACGGAGCTTAAAGTCTCCCTGCCGGAAAAATACATCCGGCGGGACGACTGGATACATTTCTCCAGCACGATAGACGCGAAGCTGGACGGCATTTACAAAAAAATTGAAACCATATCGGAGAACGGCTGTGCAAAACGGGGACATTGCCAAAGCGATTCGTGAGGAGGCGCGGTGGCGCATCCTGGCCACGGTGAACCTGAACCGTCCGCAGTCCACCAACGAGACAACCATCCTGCGCGTGCTCACCGACGTGCAGTTGAACCTGTCGCCGATGGAATTGAGGAAGGAACTGGACTATCTGGAGGAACGGGGGCTGGTGGAAGTGGGTGGCAAGGACACGCAGGTCTGGTTCGCCAAACTCACCCGCAACGGGATAGACGTGGTGGAATACACCGTGCCGTGCGACGCTGGCATAGCGCGCCCGGCGAAGTATTGGTGACTCCGATGCCGCCGCGATCAAAGATCGGCTCGATCCCGGACAACCTCCGGGTGGAACTGGACCGCCGCCTCATGGCCGGCGGCTTCTCCGGCTATGAGGGGCTGGCCGGATGGCTCACGGAAAAAGGCTTCGCCATCTCAAAGTCCGCCCTGCACAGGTATGGGGAAAAGTTCGAGGAACGCCTTGGCGCGTTGAAGCTGGCCACGGACCAGGCCCGCGTGATTGTGGAATCCCTGGGCGACGATGAAGGGGCCACCAACGAGGCCCTGATCCGCCTGACGCAGGAAAAAATGTTCACGCTCCTTATGGAACTCAACGCCGCTGGCGATGAGGACGCCGCAAGATTGGCCTTGCCGAAAATAAGCCGCGTCGTCTCCGATCTTGCCCGCGCCAGCGTTTCCCAGAACAAACACCGCCAGGCGGTGCGCGAAAAGGCCCAGGCCGCCGCCGAGGAGGCCGTGACAGTCGCCAAAAAAGGCGGCCTGTCCGACGAAGCGGCGGAACAGATACGCAAGTCCATCCTTGGAGTCGCGGCATGAAAACTCCGTTCGTCCTTCTGCCGTATCAGCAGGCGTGGCTGGCCGACACGAGCGCCGTGAAGGTGTGGGAGAAGTCCCGCCGCATCGGGGCCAGCTGGGCGGACGCGGCGGATTCCTCCCTGCTGGCCGCAAGCTCCGGCGGCATGGACTGCTGGTACATAGGCTACAACCGGGAGATGGCCCGCGAATACATAAACGATTGCGCGTTCTGGGCGCGGAACTATCAATTGGCCGCCGGAGAAGTGGCCGAGGAAATAATCCGTGATGAGGACAAGGACATCCTCACATACAGGATAGTTTTCGCCTCCGGCCATCGGATAACGGCCCTCTCCTCCCGCCCCACCAACCTTCGAGGCAAACAAGGAAAGGTGGTGATAGATGAGGCCGCGTTCCACGACGATCTGCCCGGCCTGCTGAAGGCCTCGCTGGCCATGCTCATCTGGGGCGGCAGGGTCTGCGTGATCTCCTCCCACAACGGGGTGGACAGCGCCTTTAACTCCCTTGTCGGCGACGCCCGCGCGGGAAAGCTGGACTATTCGGTCCACCGCGCCACCTTCGACGACGCTTTGGAGGCTGGCCTATATAGAAGGATATGCCTTGTCACCAACCAGGCATGGACGCCGGAAGGCGAACAAACGTGGCGCGATGAGATAGTCAAAGCGCACGGGGACTCCGCCCAGGAGGAGCTTTTCTGCGTTCCAGCCAATTCCGGCGGAGCCTATCTCTCCCGCGCCCTCATCGAGGCGGCCATGTTCACCGCCCCGGTCGTCCGCTACTCCGCCCCGGAGAAATTCGTGAACCTGCCGGAGCATGTCCGCCGGGCCGAGATAGCAACATGGTGTGAAGAGCGGATAAAACCCCTGTTAACGGCGTTAAACCGCCATTGCAGGCATTATTTCGGGGTGGACTTCGGGCGCAAGGCGGACCTCTCCGTGATCGCCCCCATCGCGCGGGAACAAAATCTGTCGTACACCGTCCCTTTTATGGTGGAGCTTTTCAACGTCCCGTTCCACCAGCAGGAGCAAATCCTTTTTTACATAGCCGACGGCCTGCCAAAGCTTTTGGGCGGCGCGCTGGATTCCACCGGCAACGGGGCCTATCTGGGGGAAGTCGCCGCGCAACGCTACGGTTCCCGCATCGCCCAGGTGATGTTCAACAATCCCTGGTATGTGGAAAACATGCCCCGGTTCCGGGCTTCGTTTGAGGACGGGCGGCTGAAAATCCCGCGTGACGCCGACGTGCTGGCCGACCTCCGCCAGATACAGGTGATAAAGGGAATCCCGAAAATCCCGGACGTCCGAGAAAAAGGAAAAGACGGAAAACAAAGACATGCGGACAGCGCCATAGCCCTTGCCCTTGCCCATTACGCCGCCACGCGGGACACAGGGCCGATAGAGTTTGAAGCGCTAAACCAGCCCCGCGCTTCCGCTCGCGCATGGGAGGATTCCCCCATCGCAGGCGGCTCGCTGGATATCCATGAGGACAGGGGTTTCGGAGTCGTGGCCGGGCATATGGACTTAAGGGGGTATTGAAAGATGAGCGATAAAAAGCCGCCACTTATTGAAATCGCCACCACCGGGCGCGGGCGCGATATCACCCAGCCGTGGATCGGCGCGCTCCAGCCGCCGCAGGACTCCATCCTGTTTTCCCGTGGCGGCGACCTGAAAATATATGAAGAGGTCTTGCGTGACGACCAGGTGAAGTCCACCTTCACCCAGCGCCGGTCCGCCGTGATCTCCGCCGAATGGTTAATCAAGCCCGGCGGCGATTCGCCAAAGGATAAACAGGCCGCCGATTTCCTTCAGGCCCAGCTTGAAAAAATCGGGTGGGACAATGTGACGGACAAAATGCTATACGGCGTTTTCTTCGGCCACGCCGTGGCGGAAGTCCTTTGGGCGGCGGAGGGGGGTAAAGTCGTCATCAGCGGAATAAAAGTCCGCAATCCACGCAGGTTCCGCTATGACCCGGAAGGCAAGCTGCGCCTGCTGACAATGGGGAACATGATGACCGGCGAACTTTTGCCGGAGAAAAAATTCTGGACATTTTCCACCGGCTCGTTCCACGACGACAATCCCTACGGCCTCGGCCTTGCCCATTACCTTTATTGGCCGGTGTGGTTCAAGCGCAACGGGATGAAGTTCTGGGCGGTCTTTTTGGAAAAGTTCGGCGCGCCCACCGCGAAAGGGAGTTATCCGCGCGGCGCGTCGGAAGAAGAAAAAAACAGGCTTTTGCAGGCGCTCTCCGCGATCCAGACAGACGCCGGCGTGATCCTCCCCGAAGGGATGGCCATAGACCTGATCGAAGCGGCCCGGCGCGGCTCCGCCGATTACGACACGTTCATTTCGCGAATGGACGCGGCCATATCCAAAGTGGTGCTAAGCCAGACCATGACCACGGACAATGGGTCGTCCCTTTCCCAGGCCAAGGTCCATTCCGATGTGCGGGACGACGTGGTGAAGGCGGACGCCGACCTGGTCTGTTCCTCCTTTAATGAATCCGTGGCCAGGTGGCTCACCGAATGGAACTTTCCCGGCGCGATCCCTCCCAAGGTGTGGCGGCGCGTGGAGGAAGAACCGGATTTGAAGATGCAGAGCGAAACGGACAAAAACCTTTTTGCTATGGGCTATAAACGCACCGCCGAATCCGTGATCGAAATCTACGGCGACGGATTTGAGCCTGTGGAGGCCGCCAGTACGGGCACGGCGCGCCGTGCCCCTGCCTCCGCCTCATCTACCGCCTCTTTCGCGGAAGCCTCCGGCGTCATCGCGGACCTGCGCGGCAGGAACACGGCGGACCAGCTGGCGCTCATCGAAGGGGCGGACGCCCTGGCCGGGGAATATGAAACGCTGATCGGCGACCGCGTGGACGGCCTGCTGGCGCTATTGGATGAGACGAAAGACATAAAACTGTTTTCGGAACGCCTCTCCGAAATCCTGAAATCCGCCCCGCCCCCGGCGCTTGTGAAAGCGCTGGAGAACGCGGGGATAAACGCAAAACTGCTCGGCATGGGCAACGCTCAAAGGTGAAAACATGTGGATAGGTAAAAAGAATAGCGGCGCTGGCGGAGCGGTGAACTCCGTCAACACGAAGACAGGCGATGTGGTCCTGACTCCCGCCGATGTCGGCGCGGCCCCGGCTGGGGCGTATGAACCGGCCAACGCGAACATCCAGTCGCATATATTGGACGCCGCCAATCCCCACGCCGTCACGGCGGCGCAGGCCGGGGCCTCCCCCGTTGGGCACACACACGTCCAGGCCGAAAGCCACAACGCGCCGGACACGGACAGCGCGGGGACCGCGCTCCATCACACCATAGGCGGCGGCTCGAACCAGGCGGCGGCGGGCAACCATAATCACTCCGGCACATACGAACCGGTGGACGCAACGATCCTCCGCCAGGCGAACCTCGCCGGAAGCGGCGCGGCGGTAACTCCCGCCAAAAGCGATCACGACCACACCGGGGCGTATGAACCGGCCAACGCGAACATCCAGTCGCATATATTGGACGCCGCCAATCCCCACGCCGTCACGGCGGCGCAGGTAGGGAATACGGCGGCGCAATGGAACGCGGACAAAATCCAGGGCAAGCCCGTTTCCGCCACCGCCCCCGCCAACGGGCAGGAATTGCAGTACAACTCAACCTCCGGCCAGTGGGAGCCTGTCACTCCGTCCACGGGCGGCGGCTCCGGGTTCACTGTCGTTTCAAAAACCTTAACGAACAGCCCATACCAGTCCGCCGTGTCCGAAGCGGTCTGGTTCGACGCCTCCGGCGGCTCATCCACCATGTACCTCCCCACCGTCACGGGGAACGCGAACAAGGAAGTCGCGATCACAAAGACGGATTCCTCGGCGAACACCGTCACAGTCACCAAGGCCCCCGGCGACGGGGGCGGCGTTCTTATAAACGGGGCGGCAAACTTTGTTCTTACCGTTCAGAACCAGTCCATCACGGTCATCACTGATGGAAACGTGTGGAGGGTCATGTAATGTCTTACCCCGCGCACCCGGCAATAATGTTCCGCGCCACAATGAGCGCCGCCACCCAGTCCGTCACCCTGAACACCACCGCCATAGTCCAGTTCGACACGGCGGCGGAAAACGTGGGTGGTGGATTCAACACCGCCACATACAAGTTCACCGCCCCCGTCGCCGGGGTGTACGAATTCACCGCGTCGGTGAATTTCAACGCCAATTCAGGGGCATATAGCGCATATGTCCTTCTATATAAAAACACCTCAACTAATGTCGCCAAGGGACAAGGATATACAAACGACATATTCACTGTCGTGACCCAGGTCCTGACCCTTGCCGCCGGGGACACAATCCACGCATCACTCAACGCTCCCGGCGTGGCCAGAACAATTTACGGGAATGACGTTGCTACCCGCTTTGAAGGCGTCCTCCTAAGGGCCGCATAAGGAGATAATCACAATGAACACGTTGCCGTTAAAGATTGAATATCTGCTCACGCTGGCCGGCCATGCGGTAAGTGAGACCACGTTTTCAAAAGATGTCCAGATAATGGACGATGGAGGCGGCCTTTATGTCGCCGGTTGGGATGACGCCAAACTAGGCCCCCGCCCCACAGACGCGGCGTCGGCCGCGCTGGACACAGACCCCGGCTTCATCGTCTGGCGGTTGGCCGGACTTTATGCTGAAATCAAAGCCGGGTGGAAGGCCGAGGGACTGCGAAGGTTCGAGAAAAAGTGGGGGCAGAATAAAGTCCAACAGGCCGCCGTGCAACGGGCAAACCCCGCGCTTGCGCTTCTTTCCGCCGCCGAACTCGCGGCGGTGGAGGCGGACATACAGGCCGGGGTGGACGCTTACAACACGGCGAAGACCGCGCTGGCCGCCGCCCTGTCGGCAAACGATGAGGCGGCGATGCTCGCCGCCCCCGCCCCGGCGTATCCGTTGTCCGCGTGATAAAGGAGACATGAAATGAGCTACAACCCGGATGTCCTGTATTTCCCTTCGCTGATATCTTCCGGCGTCGCGTCTTATACCGTCCCGGCTGGACAAACTTTGCAACTGGCATATGTGGACATTGTGAACAACACGGCGTCATCAGTTGACTCACAGATATATATTGGTACGGTAAAATATTACTACGTCCAGGTCCCCGCCTATAGCTCTGTCCGCTGGACCTGTTATGGCAAATTCCCGGAGGGCACAATCATCCAATCTGTCGGTGGATTCCGTAACTTCTGGGGAGATTTGGTTTGACTTTTAACGCCGTTATAAAAAACGTTTAAAAATGTTGTGGGGCTGGTGATGATAAATTATACGCAAAATAATGAGCGCGTAAAATCCCTTGCCATAACGCACGGATAACACGGATGAAACACCGGAATAACGCGGTAAATAAAAATGCGTTACGCCGCGCGCTTCTCCGTCCAAAAACGTTCAAACCCTGTTCAATCAATGGGATGTGTGAGAGTTTTTGCCGGAAGGGAGTTTTTTGAATCCTAGAGGGAGGTGTTGGGACAAATTTGTCCCGGTATTATGTTAACTCGCGTTCGAAAAAGGGGGTTAAAAGTCTCCAACCAGCCAAAAAAAAGCGGGGGTGAAGGTCTTTGTCCCAACCTTCACCCTCCGGCGGGAGTTAAATGGGTTATAGCCCCTGCAAGAGGCATCGTGTGGCGGGTTTGTTTACCATAATCGCCGATACCATGCCAAAACACCCTCGATTCCCTCAAAAATCTCCTTTTCAACCCCCGAGATCTCACTTTCCATCTCTAAAAAGTGGTTGTCCGGCAATTTTCTGACGCCTATTTCGTACAATTCCCGGAATGCCCGCACCGGATGCATATAAAACCGTCCCGGCTCCCATCCCCCGCCGGGGGTTTTGAAAAGAACCCGGAACGCCATCTCATCCCGCACAACATTGTCTTTTCTTGTGCAGATATAAGACTGTATCCGCATCGCCGGGCCGATGGCGGCGTCCAAATGATTGTCCAATATCCTTTGCGAATACCGGTTTTTCCCGTCGCCCACCCCGGCGTCTCTCTTTAGCTCAACTCCCTCAAAAGCCGATTTAACGCGGCCCTTGAATTCTGATATCCTCGGGGGCACCCCCCTTGCGCCAGCCAGATTTTCCGATGGCTCCCCGGATTCCGTCAGCCAGTCAATGAGCGCATCAAGGGTGACGTAATATCTCTTGTTCTTCCATTCCCTCCCGGATTTCTCCTGCAAAAACCACTGGTGTTCGTTCGTGGTTATCCTGTATTTTTCGCTCACCGGTATCAGCATGTTCTCCTCCATTGATGGTTTTCCCGGCAGTATGGGGTTGCCCATCCCGCCGGGTCGCGTCAGTTGTGTTGGGTCGGGGCGTTTTAACCCCGGTTTTTCACCGGGACGGCGTCAAAAACCGGCAAAATAAACCCCGGTGCGCCGGTTCCGGCCTCCGCGGCGCTTTCCAGAAGCGCGGCGAATTGCCGGTCCCTCGCCGCGTCAATGGCGGAGTGGATGATAAGAAGAACGTCCCCCACGCCGTCCAGGCTGGGGAGGACTGGGCCGTCCGCCGATTTTAACAGCGTGGCGACGGTTTTCAGCGCCCCGTTGGCGTCGGATATCTGGTTGAGCGCGTCAACCTTGGGATAAACCAATATGTCCTTGAATCTCATGGCGGGTCTCCTGTTGTTTTTCCAAACCCCTCTTTCTACGAAAGGGTTTTTATAAAGGTCAGGAGGTTAGAAACCGTCAACAGGACCGGCGGGGCTTATTGGTTATTCGGCCCCCCTCCTGGCCTAATCAGCGTCCAGACGCAAAAAAGGCCACAATCTTTCGGGGCGGCTTTCCGCCTGTTAAAGCGTTTCTACGCGCTTGGGAAAAAGTCTATTCCCGCCCGGCCCTTAAATCAAGGACAAAAATAATTTTAATGACCCTATACAAGTGACATGACCACGCCCGTCCGCGTTTGAGAAAATCCCGGCATGACAACAACCACCAGCGGTTTCAGCTTCTCCCTCCCCCCGGAGGAGGCCTTAAAATTCTTCCGTGCGAAAGGTCTGAAAACATCCTTCGCCTGGCAGGACATGGTGCATGAGGAACATTCCCGCGCCTTCACCGTCGCCAAGATGATGGACATGGACATGCTCGCCGACGTGCGCGCCGTGGTGGACGCGGCCCTCGCCGAAGGTTGGAGCTTTTACAAGTTCAAGGAAAACCTTGTCCCCTATCTCGCCGATAAAGGCTGGTGGGGCGTGAAGGACATGCTCGATCCCCTCACCGGGGAGATCAAGACCGTCCAGCTCGGATCCCCGCGCCGGCTGAAAACCATTTTCGACACGAACATGTCCACGGCCTACGCCGCCGGCAAGTGGACGGCGATCCAGCAGACCGCCAAGTCCGCCCCGTATCTTATGTACGACGCCGTGAATGATGGGCGGACACGCCCGCAACATAGAGCGTGGGACGGCACGGTGTTGCTGGTGAACGATCCCTGGTGGGACACGCATTATCCCCCCAACGGCTGGAACTGCCGTTGCTCTGTGATCCAGCTTGATAAACGCCAGCTGGAACGGCTGCGCAAAACCGGGCCTTCCAGCGTCCCCGATTCGCCAACGCGCGAATGGACAAACCCCCGCACCGGCGAACTCCTCTCCGTCCCCGCCGGCATAGACCCCGGCTGGGGCTACAATCCGGGGGCGGAACGCGGGGGAGATATATTAAAAGCCTTCGCGGAAAAGCTTCAGTCTTCTCCACCGGATCAGGCCATGCGCACCCTGACCGGGTATGTGGCCTCCGGCGAGTTCACTGATTGGGTAGAAAAGCCGCTTTGGAACCTCCCGGTGATGCGCATCCCCGGCGAAGTCTCCGCCGCCATAGGGGCAAAAATATCCGTGGCGTCCCTTTCCCCGGAATCGGCGGGCAAGAATTATATGGCGCATTGGGAGCTTTCAACGGATGACTATAAACAACTTCCGATGATGGGGCATGCTCCCGCCGCCGTCATCCAGGATAGCCAGACTTCCTCCGTTCTGGTGAGAACCGGTGGCGATGGCAAAACGTATTTGGCTGTGGTAAAGGCAACGGAAACAGGTTACGGGTTGTTCGTCACGTCGTTTAGAAAGACCAAACAGGCGGATATGGAGAGATTATTGCGAAAAGGAAAACTGATATACGGCTCTTTGGGGAATTTATGAAGCGCGTAGCGGGGACTCCCACCCCCCCGCGTTCATCCTTTCGGCCACGGTCGGGAGATTCACCGTGAGTACGCGCCCACCAATAATATAGCGCTTTTTTAATCCCATATCCAGCCCCGTTTTCCTGCCCCGCCGTATTCAAACCACTTTTTCACCACCAAGACCTTGAAAATAATTTGAATGACCATCTTCCACCGACATGAACATCCCCGGCCACTCTGGGAAAATCACCCGTATGAAAACTGAAAACAGCAAAAGGCGCCCATGAAAAAAATCGCCATCTTCAAGCCCGGGACACACACCGACAGCTCCGGCAAGACCGTCTCGTTCACCGAAGCCGATTTGAAAAAGTCCGCCCAGGTGTACGACTCGAAAATACACGAGGCCC
Proteins encoded:
- a CDS encoding M15 family metallopeptidase; translated protein: MKKAAVIFIARCGEMGVHIIPTCTYRSMAEQDQLYAQGRTKPGLIVTKARAGESFHQYGAALDVVPVINGKAEWNNPALWNQIGETGESCGFEWAGRWPHFKEAPHFQITAGMDFKTMSAIGADAVARRISEWLERRTIEKETVT
- a CDS encoding DUF3486 family protein; its protein translation is MPPRSKIGSIPDNLRVELDRRLMAGGFSGYEGLAGWLTEKGFAISKSALHRYGEKFEERLGALKLATDQARVIVESLGDDEGATNEALIRLTQEKMFTLLMELNAAGDEDAARLALPKISRVVSDLARASVSQNKHRQAVREKAQAAAEEAVTVAKKGGLSDEAAEQIRKSILGVAA
- a CDS encoding minor capsid protein: MTTTTSGFSFSLPPEEALKFFRAKGLKTSFAWQDMVHEEHSRAFTVAKMMDMDMLADVRAVVDAALAEGWSFYKFKENLVPYLADKGWWGVKDMLDPLTGEIKTVQLGSPRRLKTIFDTNMSTAYAAGKWTAIQQTAKSAPYLMYDAVNDGRTRPQHRAWDGTVLLVNDPWWDTHYPPNGWNCRCSVIQLDKRQLERLRKTGPSSVPDSPTREWTNPRTGELLSVPAGIDPGWGYNPGAERGGDILKAFAEKLQSSPPDQAMRTLTGYVASGEFTDWVEKPLWNLPVMRIPGEVSAAIGAKISVASLSPESAGKNYMAHWELSTDDYKQLPMMGHAPAAVIQDSQTSSVLVRTGGDGKTYLAVVKATETGYGLFVTSFRKTKQADMERLLRKGKLIYGSLGNL
- a CDS encoding DUF935 family protein, whose product is MSDKKPPLIEIATTGRGRDITQPWIGALQPPQDSILFSRGGDLKIYEEVLRDDQVKSTFTQRRSAVISAEWLIKPGGDSPKDKQAADFLQAQLEKIGWDNVTDKMLYGVFFGHAVAEVLWAAEGGKVVISGIKVRNPRRFRYDPEGKLRLLTMGNMMTGELLPEKKFWTFSTGSFHDDNPYGLGLAHYLYWPVWFKRNGMKFWAVFLEKFGAPTAKGSYPRGASEEEKNRLLQALSAIQTDAGVILPEGMAIDLIEAARRGSADYDTFISRMDAAISKVVLSQTMTTDNGSSLSQAKVHSDVRDDVVKADADLVCSSFNESVARWLTEWNFPGAIPPKVWRRVEEEPDLKMQSETDKNLFAMGYKRTAESVIEIYGDGFEPVEAASTGTARRAPASASSTASFAEASGVIADLRGRNTADQLALIEGADALAGEYETLIGDRVDGLLALLDETKDIKLFSERLSEILKSAPPPALVKALENAGINAKLLGMGNAQR
- a CDS encoding helix-turn-helix transcriptional regulator — encoded protein: MRQGVGSRIQELREEKRLSQGDFAKVLGVHRNTIAKWESGKPSPDCDSILKICELYEVSPAWLLTGEGTANSQEQEKRVNENLLSNITGDFHHQLLKSFFRHENYYNFGKYSAGIYNAAIKIKAGNSRDKFIYEEIARVIEMLEDAKLETYKQTFKECRDLQIGISKENDRRDVIVIWLADLIAEGKKERFFDILEKSRILFDIQDGRASGFSKKLEALSVEASSL